In Corythoichthys intestinalis isolate RoL2023-P3 chromosome 4, ASM3026506v1, whole genome shotgun sequence, a genomic segment contains:
- the plekhf2 gene encoding pleckstrin homology domain-containing family F member 2 isoform X1, with product MYRTSEAEGRAKMVDRLANSEANSKRISAVEGCFGAAGQPLAIPGRVLIGEGVLTKLCRKKPKARQFFLFNDILVYGNIVLQKKKYNKQHIIPLESVTIDTVPDEGDLRNGWLIKTPTKSFAVYAATASEKSEWMNHIGECVRELLRKSGKAPAGEHAAVWVPDSEAAVCMRCQKVKFTPVSRRHHCRKCGFVVCGPCSDKKYLLPSQSSKPVRVCHFCYGQLLDGGRDTAAATRPVDFGRVSDDEDDDDDDSSD from the coding sequence GTCGGGCCAAGATGGTGGACCGCCTGGCCAACAGCGAGGCCAACTCCAAGCGCATCTCGGCGGTGGAGGGTTGCTTCGGCGCGGCGGGCCAGCCGCTGGCCATCCCGGGCCGCGTCCTGATCGGCGAAGGCGTGCTGACCAAGCTGTGCCGCAAGAAGCCCAAGGCGCGTCAGTTTTTTCTCTTCAACGACATCCTGGTCTACGGCAACATCGTGCTccagaaaaaaaagtacaacaaGCAGCACATCATCCCGCTGGAGAGCGTCACCATCGACACGGTGCCCGACGAGGGCGACCTGCGCAACGGCTGGCTCATCAAGACCCCAACCAAGTCCTTCGCCGTCTACGCCGCCACCGCCAGCGAGAAGTCCGAGTGGATGAACCACATCGGCGAGTGTGTGCGCGAGCTCCTGCGCAAGAGCGGCAAGGCGCCGGCCGGCGAGCACGCCGCCGTCTGGGTGCCCGACTCGGAGGCCGCCGTCTGCATGCGCTGCCAGAAGGTCAAGTTCACGCCCGTCAGCAGGAGGCACCACTGCCGCAAGTGCGGCTTCGTGGTCTGCGGGCCCTGCTCCGACAAAAAGTACCTGCTGCCCAGCCAGTCTTCCAAGCCCGTACGCGTCTGCCACTTTTGCTACGGCCAGCTGCTGGACGGCGGGCGCGACACTGCCGCCGCCACGCGGCCCGTGGACTTCGGACGCGTCTCTGACGATgaggacgacgacgacgacgacagcAGCGACTGA
- the wdr73 gene encoding WD repeat-containing protein 73 translates to MTNLKKKLSQKKIYYCSFACHTTWRRCHGMSTGRTSNPMRVEENVMEEFEFDEILDDWFIDSLKAYKDLHVYQLEFPTRVIEWTSAKTVCVASCDAFNKNHILELGLPPKLFAQQQGVCAERDFRVLHGGFCPGPVSVLKHFPGTRLIVTNDGRTSDLLVWNLGGDDSDVIAEEASVAGSKESQGGVKVAARTAAQAEVVHGRRVADVKLTHLDTGQSVYTLASLNEELVSSFHFASDAVFLIACGNGDVHTVDTRVSTPPRCDPAPPFPSCRGVWRTDVRESQLVRVSTCGRTAISDPRSPAVVVRRARLAPGKVPGDPEDVTVSWAPGLDDVVAVSGFNGNVQIYDTSSWTSDPRDVDPLFEHGGHTVCSPQGGAVVARHLWHPQKSRTLVSAASDASLHVWDWIQREIYRDDCQKKTFPQSLMIWGCISGKGTG, encoded by the exons atgactaatttaaaaaaaaaactcagtcagaaaaaaatatattattgttCATTCGCCTGCCACACCACGTGGCGTCGCTGTCACGGTATGTCAACAGGAAGAACAAGTAACCCGATGAGAGTAGAAGAAAACGTGATGGAAGAGTTCGAATTCGATGAGATATTAGACGACTGGTTTATTGATTCTTTAAAAGC GTACAAAGACCTTCATGTGTATCAGCTGGAGTTCCCCACCCGAGTTATTGAGTGGACGTCAGCGAAAA CCGTGTGCGTGGCAAGTTGCGACGCGTTcaacaaaaatcacattttgGAGCTCGGATTGCCGCCAAAACTCTTTGCGCAACAACAG GGCGTATGCGCCGAGCGCGATTTCCGAGTTCTCCACGGCGGCTTTTGTCCGGGTCCGGTCAGCGTCCTCAAACACTTCCCGGGGACAAG gctAATCGTAACCAATGACGGCCGAACATCAGACTTGCTGGTTTGGAACCTCGGAGGTGACGACAGCG ACGTCATCGCGGAGGAGGCGAGCGTGGCGGGTTCGAAGGAAAGCCAGGGCGGGGTCAAGGTGGCGGCACGAACCGCGGCACAAGCGGAGGTGGTTCACGGGCGACGGGTCGCTGACGTCAAGTTGACACACTTGGACACGGGACAGAGCGTTTACACACTTG CGTCATTGAACGAAGAGCTCGTGAGCAGCTTCCACTTCGCGAGCGACGCAGTTTTCCTGATCGCTTGCGGAAACGGCGATGTCCACACAGTGGACACGCGCGTTTCGACGCCGCCCCGGTGCGATCCCGCGCCGCCCTTCCCCAGTTGTCGTGGCGTCTGGCGGACTGATGTGCGTGAGTCCCAGCTAGTTCGGGTGTCGACGTGCGGGCGAACTGCCATTTCGGACCCAAGGAGCCCCGCGGTTGTCGTGCGCAGGGCTCGGCTGGCGCCGGGCAAGGTGCCTGGTGACCCGGAGGACGTGACCGTGTCGTGGGCGCCGGGACTGGATGACGTCGTGGCGGTGTCAG GTTTCAACGGCAACGTCCAAATCTACGACACATCATCTTGGACGTCGGACCCCCGCGACGTAGATCCGCTCTTTGAACACGGCGGCCACACCGTGTGTTCGCCGCAAGGGGGCGCCGTCGTCGCTCGCCATCTCTGGCACCCCCAAAAATCCCGCACGCTGGTGTCCGCTGCTAGCGACGCCTCGCTACACGTGTGGGACTGGATCCAACG tgagatttacagagATGACTGCCAGAAGAAAacgttccctcagtccttgatgatatggggctgcatttcaggcaaaggcactgggtag
- the plekhf2 gene encoding pleckstrin homology domain-containing family F member 2 isoform X2: MVDRLANSEANSKRISAVEGCFGAAGQPLAIPGRVLIGEGVLTKLCRKKPKARQFFLFNDILVYGNIVLQKKKYNKQHIIPLESVTIDTVPDEGDLRNGWLIKTPTKSFAVYAATASEKSEWMNHIGECVRELLRKSGKAPAGEHAAVWVPDSEAAVCMRCQKVKFTPVSRRHHCRKCGFVVCGPCSDKKYLLPSQSSKPVRVCHFCYGQLLDGGRDTAAATRPVDFGRVSDDEDDDDDDSSD; the protein is encoded by the coding sequence ATGGTGGACCGCCTGGCCAACAGCGAGGCCAACTCCAAGCGCATCTCGGCGGTGGAGGGTTGCTTCGGCGCGGCGGGCCAGCCGCTGGCCATCCCGGGCCGCGTCCTGATCGGCGAAGGCGTGCTGACCAAGCTGTGCCGCAAGAAGCCCAAGGCGCGTCAGTTTTTTCTCTTCAACGACATCCTGGTCTACGGCAACATCGTGCTccagaaaaaaaagtacaacaaGCAGCACATCATCCCGCTGGAGAGCGTCACCATCGACACGGTGCCCGACGAGGGCGACCTGCGCAACGGCTGGCTCATCAAGACCCCAACCAAGTCCTTCGCCGTCTACGCCGCCACCGCCAGCGAGAAGTCCGAGTGGATGAACCACATCGGCGAGTGTGTGCGCGAGCTCCTGCGCAAGAGCGGCAAGGCGCCGGCCGGCGAGCACGCCGCCGTCTGGGTGCCCGACTCGGAGGCCGCCGTCTGCATGCGCTGCCAGAAGGTCAAGTTCACGCCCGTCAGCAGGAGGCACCACTGCCGCAAGTGCGGCTTCGTGGTCTGCGGGCCCTGCTCCGACAAAAAGTACCTGCTGCCCAGCCAGTCTTCCAAGCCCGTACGCGTCTGCCACTTTTGCTACGGCCAGCTGCTGGACGGCGGGCGCGACACTGCCGCCGCCACGCGGCCCGTGGACTTCGGACGCGTCTCTGACGATgaggacgacgacgacgacgacagcAGCGACTGA
- the cfap418 gene encoding cilia- and flagella-associated protein 418 — protein sequence MEDDLDELLDEVEKKFCRNISVSYDKAASPNKEIKSGKDSDGRRNVGCGQKTKSITEDIDALLEEFKEEEQKNIPPTKTAQLSIGDQIHCQHGGRKCCPVYLGGSALAKGIGTATSKRSCDQLRCTSCDFRIVMFDDREWDSSCDYLFLRNNMPDHKKLAAKLRKKNGVRAYACQCSWFTVSDAIDVSVQPHLKWACARHLD from the exons ATGGAAGACGACTTGGACGAACTGCTAGACGAAGTGGAAAAGAAGTTTTGTCGCAACATATCAGTCTCGTATGACAAAGCGGCAAGCCCCAATAAGGAGATAAAAAGCGGAAAAGACAGCGACGGCCGACGAAATGTCGG ATGTGGGCAGAAGACAAAAAGCATCACTGAAGATATTGACGCTCTTTTGGAGGAATTCAAGGAggaagaacaaaaaaatatacctCCAACTAAG ACTGCCCAGCTTTCCATAGGTGACCAAattcattgtcaacatggagggAGAAA GTGCTGTCCTGTTTACCTGGGAGGCAGCGCCTTGGCAAAAGGAATAGGAACGGCGACATCCAAAAG GTCATGTGACCAGCTAAGATGCACTTCCTGCGACTTCCGAATTGTGATGTTTGACGATCGCGAGTGGGATTCATCGTGCGATTACCTTTTTCTCAG GAACAACATGCCCGACCACAAGAAGCTGGCAGCCAAGCTGAGGAAGAAGAACGGCGTCCGGGCATACGCTTGCCAATGCAGTTGGTTCACCGTATCGGACGCCATCGACGTGTCCGTGCAGCCGCACCTCAAATGGGCGTGTGCAAGACACCTGGACTGA